A section of the Oscillospiraceae bacterium genome encodes:
- a CDS encoding S-layer homology domain-containing protein, producing MRRKENIWKRLAALCLMVVVLSASTFAAPLQVADEAGLREAYFTQRSGVFRYATFTSDGDVSAEYCYDDSYFFPSSYSGYNPHLATMSLCFAMSTASKKIDTYETKCRNAQNLLEEIGFTDFAANGWFYVKPTRDSIGAVIARKTLIVDNRPYTLLALAIRGGEFESEWAGCLTVGESGLHQGFREARDQVLTFVQDYIDQKNIEGDLKLWITGFSRGAATANLLAGALDDGTALGGGTLRPEDLYAYTFGTPQGVPRALGGNTARYANIFNVISLSDPASKVAPSTWDFTWYGETLWLPSRVTDPVYSEKLSHMLARYEALGATERYAIDDFAMKTLKVNLLAILPGGKPFLSLVEAPGVTQDIFLNDLVTKFAKETLKSRKNYVKNYQEGMRELMVMLAGTDGGQWKQFQKSLEQRLCSNIAPLLASTGVFGTAGKIWAGGTTVQLVENYITQSLREAGITSYDAAFIRRFAVTLSASLVDFALSHPVLVANLFSNLSSILQAHAPEIYLAWMQSMDTYYAENGAPMFGSGSYRVIRVNCPVDVAVYDADGNLIASIVSDDPQDVGDGLISVVNEDGEKLVYLPAVADYTVEVVATQEGTLSYSVNEYSPEAGEVSRLVNYYGISIETGMTLTGDVPAYDEEALANEAQEGSSVAYALSCEEAEIAPDDDLSGLAAAEAYYSVEVVSANEEQGTVMGQGIRQLGNFAQVEAMAGEGYAFEGWYLTGERVSTEAQYRFLVDADVTLEARFIEAEVSGEMPTGTRSSAAAGPVNQVVGARIDTTPTAKTAGGRTSASVQTGEISAAVFHALEEAKASGGVPVVTVRVQPPVSEVPVDLKMPRGAWKILENKEGIRLAVQAGDVTLNFSTAVIRGIGQTAGDVTIHAGSTDVSALGEARAKAAAGRPVYELRVQAGETEISEFAGGVLVSLPYALEAGEAAEAVVVSALDGDARKVREKVSTFYARENRVTFTTRHFSLFVVDHHRVSFSDVTEAHWGHAAIEQLAARGLVAGVGRGRYSPDRALTRAEFVQLLANVLDLPAPPAGPLGYRDVTDGAWYHAAVSAAEAVGLLQGLVADDGRFLPDRVITREEMAVLLANLALRDGWRAAEVLPEIGVAYDDAEAMDGRYRTAIAQVVACGLMTGVSPGVFDPKGFTTRAQAAQVVLNLLQTLWSET from the coding sequence CCGACGAGGCCGGCCTGCGGGAGGCCTATTTCACACAGCGGTCCGGTGTGTTTCGCTATGCCACGTTCACCAGTGACGGCGACGTCAGCGCGGAGTACTGTTACGACGATTCGTACTTTTTCCCCAGTTCTTACAGCGGTTACAACCCGCACCTTGCCACGATGTCGCTCTGTTTCGCGATGTCGACGGCCAGTAAAAAGATCGATACATACGAGACCAAGTGCCGCAATGCGCAGAATCTTTTAGAAGAAATTGGATTTACCGATTTCGCGGCTAACGGGTGGTTTTATGTGAAGCCGACCAGGGATTCAATCGGCGCGGTCATCGCCCGCAAAACATTGATTGTGGACAACAGACCCTATACGCTGCTCGCGCTGGCGATCCGGGGCGGCGAATTTGAGAGCGAATGGGCTGGCTGCCTAACTGTTGGCGAAAGCGGTCTGCACCAGGGGTTCCGAGAGGCTCGGGATCAAGTGCTGACGTTTGTGCAGGATTATATCGACCAGAAGAACATCGAAGGGGATCTGAAACTCTGGATCACCGGATTCAGTCGTGGCGCGGCGACGGCGAATCTGTTGGCGGGCGCGTTGGACGATGGCACCGCGCTGGGCGGAGGTACGCTCCGCCCTGAAGATCTGTATGCCTATACTTTCGGGACGCCGCAGGGGGTGCCCCGGGCGCTTGGCGGCAACACGGCGCGCTACGCCAACATCTTTAACGTCATCAGTCTGAGCGACCCTGCCTCCAAAGTGGCGCCCTCGACATGGGATTTCACCTGGTATGGGGAGACGCTGTGGCTGCCGAGCCGGGTGACGGACCCGGTCTACTCAGAGAAGTTGAGCCATATGCTCGCACGCTATGAAGCCTTGGGCGCGACGGAGCGGTACGCCATCGACGATTTTGCCATGAAGACGCTCAAGGTGAATCTGCTTGCTATCCTGCCCGGCGGCAAGCCGTTTCTCAGCCTTGTGGAAGCGCCGGGCGTCACCCAGGATATCTTCTTGAACGACCTCGTCACGAAGTTTGCGAAAGAGACGCTCAAGAGTCGCAAAAATTATGTGAAGAACTATCAAGAGGGCATGCGGGAACTCATGGTCATGCTCGCGGGCACAGATGGCGGGCAGTGGAAGCAGTTCCAAAAGTCGCTTGAGCAGAGGCTGTGCAGCAACATCGCCCCGCTGCTTGCGTCCACAGGGGTGTTTGGCACCGCCGGGAAGATTTGGGCTGGCGGGACCACCGTGCAGCTGGTAGAAAACTATATAACGCAGAGCCTACGTGAGGCCGGCATCACCTCGTATGACGCGGCCTTTATCCGCCGGTTCGCCGTTACCCTATCCGCCAGTCTCGTGGATTTCGCGCTGAGCCACCCGGTGCTCGTCGCCAATCTTTTCAGCAATTTATCAAGCATCCTCCAAGCGCACGCGCCTGAGATTTATCTCGCTTGGATGCAGTCGATGGACACCTACTATGCCGAAAATGGTGCGCCCATGTTTGGCAGCGGTTCCTACCGGGTTATCCGGGTCAACTGTCCGGTGGATGTGGCGGTATATGACGCAGACGGCAATCTAATAGCCTCAATCGTATCGGACGATCCGCAGGATGTGGGCGACGGTTTGATCTCGGTGGTGAACGAGGACGGAGAAAAGCTGGTCTATCTCCCGGCTGTCGCGGATTACACGGTGGAAGTGGTGGCCACGCAGGAGGGGACGCTCAGTTACTCTGTCAACGAATACAGCCCAGAGGCGGGCGAGGTGTCCCGGCTGGTCAACTACTATGGGATCTCCATTGAGACGGGGATGACGCTGACGGGCGATGTCCCGGCCTACGACGAGGAAGCGTTGGCGAATGAGGCGCAGGAGGGTTCGTCAGTCGCGTACGCGCTGTCCTGTGAGGAGGCGGAGATCGCACCGGATGACGACTTGTCGGGTCTGGCGGCCGCGGAGGCCTACTACAGCGTCGAAGTGGTCTCGGCCAACGAGGAACAAGGGACGGTCATGGGCCAGGGCATCCGCCAGCTTGGGAACTTCGCGCAGGTCGAGGCCATGGCCGGCGAGGGTTACGCCTTTGAGGGCTGGTATCTGACGGGCGAGAGAGTCTCGACAGAGGCCCAATACCGCTTCCTAGTCGATGCGGACGTGACCTTGGAAGCCCGGTTCATCGAGGCGGAGGTGTCTGGGGAGATGCCCACGGGTACGCGCAGTTCCGCCGCCGCGGGGCCTGTCAATCAAGTGGTGGGTGCGCGTATCGACACAACGCCCACCGCAAAGACGGCTGGTGGACGGACGAGCGCGTCGGTCCAGACCGGTGAGATCAGCGCCGCCGTGTTCCACGCGCTGGAGGAGGCCAAGGCGAGCGGCGGCGTGCCGGTGGTCACCGTCCGGGTGCAGCCGCCTGTGTCCGAGGTGCCAGTGGACCTGAAAATGCCGCGCGGAGCATGGAAAATATTAGAAAATAAGGAGGGCATCCGGCTCGCGGTGCAGGCGGGCGATGTGACGCTCAACTTCAGCACCGCGGTTATCCGCGGGATCGGGCAGACGGCCGGGGACGTCACGATTCACGCGGGATCTACCGACGTATCGGCGCTCGGGGAGGCGCGAGCGAAAGCAGCGGCCGGTCGGCCCGTCTACGAGTTGCGGGTACAGGCCGGAGAGACGGAGATCTCGGAATTTGCGGGTGGCGTCTTGGTGAGCCTGCCCTATGCGCTGGAGGCCGGCGAGGCGGCGGAGGCCGTGGTCGTCAGCGCGCTGGATGGGGACGCGCGCAAGGTGCGTGAGAAGGTCAGCACCTTCTATGCGCGCGAAAACCGCGTCACGTTTACCACCCGGCATTTCTCGCTGTTTGTGGTGGACCATCACCGCGTGTCGTTCAGCGACGTTACAGAGGCGCACTGGGGGCATGCGGCCATTGAACAGCTCGCGGCCAGAGGGCTTGTGGCCGGCGTAGGCCGCGGCAGATACAGCCCGGACAGGGCTCTGACACGGGCCGAGTTTGTCCAGTTGCTGGCCAATGTACTGGACCTACCGGCGCCGCCCGCCGGGCCGTTGGGGTACCGAGATGTGACGGACGGAGCGTGGTACCACGCCGCCGTATCGGCTGCCGAGGCGGTGGGCCTGCTGCAGGGGCTTGTGGCGGACGACGGCCGGTTTTTGCCGGACCGCGTGATCACGCGGGAGGAGATGGCGGTTCTGCTGGCCAATCTGGCGTTACGGGACGGCTGGCGCGCCGCGGAGGTGCTGCCGGAGATCGGGGTGGCATATGACGACGCGGAAGCGATGGACGGGCGGTACCGCACCGCCATCGCGCAGGTGGTGGCCTGTGGCCTGATGACCGGCGTATCCCCGGGCGTATTCGATCCCAAGGGTTTCACCACCCGCGCCCAAGCCGCCCAGGTCGTGCTGAATCTGCTCCAAACACTGTGGTCGGAAACGTAA
- a CDS encoding ATP-binding cassette domain-containing protein: MESYRIENLTFTYPERTRPALDGISAVIERGSFVTLTGPSGSGKTTLLRQLKPTLAPHGVKSGAIRFEGAALDSLPQRTQCAKIGFVMQNPDNQIVTDKVWHELAFGLESLGFNTQTIRLRVAEMASFFGIQTWFHRRVDELSGGQKQILNLASVMAMQPSVLLLDEPTGQLDPIAASEFLSLVGRINRTLGVTVLLIEHRLEEVFPLSDRVIVMDGGRILCDGAPAHVGQALLHRRRDFFLAMPTAMRVWAAVASTSPCPVTVRDGKAWLDARQTTGRDSGALADAPWEPAREAPRRAAPALALDEVWFRHGRDLPDVVKGLSFQAYPGEITALLGGNGTGKTTALSLMAHLYRPYRGQVRIQEQVMGDASNFRSGLLALLPQNPQALFVKKTVRADLWEMLAESKEPDRQARLRQMAALCRLDGLLDVHPYDLSGGEQQRAALAKVLLMRPRILLLDEPTKGLDAALKQMLAGILKSLAAADVTVVMASHDVEFCAEYADRCALLFDGHIVSDGVPRAFFSGHSFYTTGANRMARDIWPQAVTVRDVVRALGGTDPPPGEDRPNDSGGDEPGDSGRPKSGDRTPDGAPPVRRGATSTTQPPPVSRHPLPRRTLAAAGMILLAVPLTIYAGYALFGDRKYYFISLLIILETMLPFALVFERRRPRARELVIMAALCGLAVAGRLAFFMLPQCKPVVALVTLSGVAFGGEAGFLVGALTGFVSNLFFSQGPWTPWQMFALGLIGFLAGVLFRKGRLHRDRGSLALYGGFAAFFLYGGIMNLEMALMYQPQPTGAMLLATYLRGVPFDLIHAAATVFFLFILSKAMLDKLDRIKIKYGLIEYSTTDTHD, from the coding sequence GTGGAAAGTTATCGCATCGAAAATCTGACCTTCACCTACCCGGAACGCACGCGGCCTGCCTTGGACGGGATCAGTGCCGTGATCGAACGGGGTTCGTTCGTCACCCTCACCGGGCCGTCCGGCAGCGGCAAGACGACGCTGCTGCGGCAGCTCAAACCCACACTGGCCCCGCACGGCGTCAAAAGCGGCGCGATCCGGTTCGAAGGCGCAGCGCTCGACAGCCTGCCCCAGCGGACCCAGTGTGCCAAGATCGGCTTCGTCATGCAAAATCCGGACAACCAGATTGTCACCGACAAGGTATGGCACGAGTTGGCGTTTGGACTGGAGAGCCTCGGCTTCAATACGCAGACAATCCGCCTGCGCGTGGCGGAGATGGCGTCGTTCTTCGGCATTCAGACCTGGTTTCACAGGCGCGTCGACGAACTGTCGGGCGGACAAAAACAGATCCTCAACCTCGCGTCCGTCATGGCCATGCAGCCCTCCGTCCTGCTTCTCGACGAGCCAACCGGCCAACTCGACCCCATTGCGGCGTCGGAGTTTCTGTCGCTCGTGGGGCGGATTAACCGCACGCTCGGCGTGACTGTGCTCCTCATTGAACACCGCTTGGAAGAGGTGTTCCCGCTGTCCGACCGCGTGATCGTCATGGACGGCGGACGCATCCTCTGCGACGGGGCGCCGGCCCATGTGGGGCAAGCCCTGCTGCACCGCCGTCGTGACTTTTTTCTCGCCATGCCGACAGCCATGCGCGTGTGGGCCGCCGTGGCGAGCACATCCCCTTGCCCTGTGACGGTGCGGGACGGGAAGGCGTGGCTCGACGCGCGGCAGACGACGGGCCGAGACTCGGGTGCCTTGGCGGACGCGCCTTGGGAACCGGCGCGTGAAGCGCCGCGCCGCGCCGCGCCGGCTTTGGCCCTCGACGAGGTCTGGTTTCGCCACGGGAGAGACCTGCCCGATGTGGTCAAGGGGCTGTCATTTCAGGCATACCCCGGCGAGATCACGGCGCTCCTCGGCGGCAACGGCACAGGAAAAACGACGGCGCTCTCCTTGATGGCGCATCTCTACCGGCCGTATCGCGGACAAGTGCGGATTCAAGAGCAAGTTATGGGGGATGCTTCCAATTTTCGCAGCGGTCTTTTGGCTCTCTTGCCGCAGAATCCGCAGGCGCTGTTTGTCAAAAAGACCGTCCGTGCGGATCTATGGGAGATGCTCGCAGAGAGCAAGGAACCGGACAGGCAGGCGCGGCTGCGGCAGATGGCCGCGCTGTGCCGTCTGGATGGCCTGCTGGATGTCCACCCTTACGATCTTTCGGGCGGTGAACAGCAGCGCGCGGCGCTCGCGAAGGTGTTGTTGATGCGCCCGCGCATCCTGTTGCTCGACGAACCGACAAAGGGCCTTGACGCCGCGCTGAAGCAGATGTTGGCCGGGATTTTGAAATCCCTCGCGGCGGCGGACGTGACCGTCGTCATGGCCAGCCACGACGTCGAGTTTTGCGCCGAATACGCCGACCGCTGCGCGTTGCTTTTTGACGGGCACATCGTGTCCGATGGTGTGCCGCGCGCGTTTTTCTCTGGCCACAGCTTTTACACCACCGGCGCGAACCGCATGGCGCGCGACATCTGGCCGCAGGCTGTGACGGTGCGGGACGTGGTCCGGGCGCTCGGCGGAACGGACCCGCCGCCGGGCGAGGATAGACCGAACGACAGCGGCGGGGACGAGCCGGGAGACAGCGGCAGGCCAAAGAGCGGTGATCGCACTCCGGACGGCGCACCGCCGGTACGGCGCGGCGCGACGTCGACGACACAACCCCCACCGGTTTCCCGGCACCCACTCCCTCGACGGACGCTGGCGGCGGCGGGGATGATCCTGCTGGCGGTCCCGCTGACGATCTACGCCGGTTATGCTCTGTTTGGCGATCGCAAATATTATTTCATCTCTCTGCTCATCATTTTGGAGACGATGCTCCCCTTTGCACTGGTCTTCGAACGCCGCCGACCCCGGGCGCGCGAACTCGTCATCATGGCCGCGCTATGCGGTCTTGCGGTAGCGGGGCGTCTGGCTTTTTTCATGCTGCCGCAGTGCAAGCCGGTCGTGGCGCTCGTCACCCTCTCGGGGGTGGCGTTCGGCGGCGAGGCGGGCTTCCTCGTCGGGGCGCTGACGGGGTTTGTGAGCAATCTGTTCTTCTCGCAGGGGCCCTGGACGCCGTGGCAGATGTTTGCCCTCGGTCTCATCGGCTTTCTGGCCGGCGTGCTGTTTCGCAAGGGCCGCCTGCACCGCGACCGCGGTTCTCTCGCCCTCTACGGCGGCTTCGCCGCGTTCTTTCTCTATGGCGGGATCATGAACCTTGAGATGGCGCTGATGTACCAACCCCAGCCGACGGGGGCAATGCTCCTCGCCACTTATTTACGAGGCGTCCCCTTCGATCTCATCCACGCTGCCGCCACCGTGTTCTTTCTATTCATCCTTTCCAAGGCCATGCTGGACAAACTCGACCGCATTAAAATCAAGTACGGCTTAATCGAATACAGCACGACAGACACTCATGATTGA
- a CDS encoding energy-coupling factor transporter transmembrane protein EcfT, with protein MRDSFSSYHPAVNMLYFILVIVFAMVFIHPVCLVLSFVCAFSYTVYLNGRRALTFALVGMLPMLLTAALINPAFNHRGSTILSYLSSGNPLTLESLIYGAAAALMLVTVMSWFSCYHAVMTSDKFVYLCGRIIPALSLTLSMALRFVPRFRAQIKVIARAQACLWRGVSHGGPLRRARHGFRILSIMVTWALENAIETADSMKSRGYGLPGRTAFSLYRFDRRDLRALLFLAAAGAYIVAGAAAGGLYFRYFPTLQGAWAGGHTLSLFAVYLALGMTPLVINIREDRMWKVIASKI; from the coding sequence ATGAGAGATTCCTTTTCGTCCTATCACCCCGCCGTAAACATGCTGTACTTCATACTGGTGATCGTGTTCGCCATGGTGTTCATACATCCCGTCTGCCTCGTCTTGTCGTTTGTCTGCGCGTTTTCGTACACCGTGTATCTGAATGGCAGACGGGCGCTGACATTCGCTCTGGTAGGCATGCTCCCCATGCTGCTGACCGCAGCGCTGATCAATCCCGCTTTCAACCACCGGGGCAGTACAATTCTGAGCTATCTGTCGAGCGGCAATCCGCTGACGCTGGAATCGCTCATCTACGGCGCCGCCGCGGCGCTCATGCTCGTCACGGTCATGTCGTGGTTTTCCTGCTACCACGCCGTCATGACCTCGGACAAATTTGTCTATTTATGCGGGCGGATCATCCCCGCTCTGTCCCTGACTTTGTCCATGGCACTGCGCTTCGTGCCACGCTTTCGAGCTCAGATTAAGGTCATCGCCCGCGCACAGGCGTGCCTCTGGCGAGGCGTCTCCCACGGCGGCCCGCTCCGGAGGGCACGGCACGGTTTCCGCATCCTCTCCATCATGGTCACTTGGGCGCTGGAAAACGCGATCGAAACTGCCGACAGCATGAAGAGCCGCGGGTACGGTCTGCCGGGACGTACGGCATTTTCTCTATATCGTTTTGACAGGCGGGATCTGCGCGCGCTCCTCTTTCTGGCCGCCGCCGGTGCGTACATCGTCGCCGGCGCCGCGGCGGGCGGACTGTATTTTCGCTACTTCCCCACCCTCCAAGGCGCGTGGGCCGGCGGTCACACGCTCAGCCTGTTTGCGGTTTATCTCGCGCTCGGCATGACGCCGCTCGTCATCAACATCCGGGAGGATCGAATGTGGAAAGTTATCGCATCGAAAATCTGA
- a CDS encoding DUF4430 domain-containing protein, whose amino-acid sequence MLKKSLLLLCAAVCLLAAWFWGGGYVHRDGAAPLPSPAAADRVASAVSDAVEIPSPSVTTPAAHTGGDTAPTPTASTETSDTPPPSTPPGISEPPPAATAHRSADPSDMSPAPSPGPAATPDAAQDQYFTDPVPSGKPPPMESQEVSLSGNIYTCTLSVRCDTLLDNLVYLEPEKHELVPADGVIFPAATVTFSEGENAFILLQREMRRAQIHLEFVRTPLYNSAYIEGIHNLYEFDAGELSGWMYKVNGWFPNYGCSRYLLQDGDAVEFVYTCDLGRDVDGGGVVQD is encoded by the coding sequence GTGTTGAAGAAGTCGCTGCTCCTGTTGTGCGCCGCGGTCTGCCTGCTCGCCGCATGGTTCTGGGGCGGCGGCTATGTGCACCGGGATGGCGCCGCGCCACTCCCCTCACCGGCCGCCGCCGACCGGGTGGCCTCGGCTGTGTCCGACGCGGTGGAGATCCCGTCGCCGTCCGTGACGACGCCGGCAGCTCATACAGGGGGCGACACCGCGCCCACCCCGACAGCGTCCACTGAAACGTCGGATACACCGCCGCCGTCTACGCCACCGGGCATATCCGAGCCTCCTCCTGCCGCCACCGCGCATCGATCGGCAGATCCGTCGGACATGTCCCCGGCGCCATCGCCCGGCCCGGCCGCAACACCGGACGCGGCTCAGGACCAATACTTCACCGATCCCGTGCCGTCGGGCAAACCCCCGCCCATGGAATCGCAGGAGGTGAGCCTTAGCGGGAACATCTATACCTGTACTCTCTCCGTACGTTGTGATACACTTTTGGACAATCTGGTGTACCTGGAACCGGAAAAACACGAACTTGTCCCCGCAGACGGCGTGATCTTCCCCGCGGCGACCGTCACATTCTCCGAAGGCGAGAACGCCTTCATCCTTCTCCAGCGCGAGATGCGGCGCGCACAGATCCATCTGGAATTCGTCCGCACGCCGCTCTACAACTCGGCCTACATCGAGGGCATCCACAACCTCTACGAGTTCGATGCGGGCGAGCTGTCCGGCTGGATGTACAAGGTCAACGGCTGGTTCCCGAACTACGGCTGTTCGCGTTATCTGCTGCAGGACGGCGACGCGGTGGAATTTGTCTACACCTGCGACCTCGGCCGCGACGTGGACGGGGGCGGCGTCGTGCAGGATTAG